The Hymenobacter sp. 5317J-9 genome has a window encoding:
- a CDS encoding dihydrofolate reductase family protein — protein sequence MCKVVAAEYLTLDGVMENPAWTQPYFNDELGEFQGELMQAADALLLGRVTYEAFAGAWPNMPDAPGADIMNRLPKHVASRTLQTAEWNAEIIQGDVAAAVAKLKEEPGQNLLIYGSGQLVEYLRQHQLIDTYRLMVFPLVLGTGKRLFTAEIGSDFKLKSSHTTSTGVLVLTYERANA from the coding sequence ATGTGCAAAGTTGTTGCCGCCGAATACCTGACCTTGGACGGGGTGATGGAAAACCCCGCTTGGACTCAACCTTATTTCAACGACGAGCTGGGCGAGTTTCAGGGCGAGCTCATGCAGGCTGCCGATGCCCTGCTGCTGGGCCGCGTGACCTACGAGGCCTTTGCGGGCGCCTGGCCCAACATGCCCGACGCCCCCGGCGCCGACATCATGAACCGCCTGCCCAAGCACGTGGCCTCGCGCACACTCCAAACCGCTGAGTGGAACGCCGAAATCATTCAGGGCGACGTGGCCGCCGCCGTAGCCAAACTCAAAGAGGAGCCCGGCCAGAACCTGCTCATCTATGGCAGCGGCCAGCTGGTGGAATACCTACGCCAGCACCAGCTTATCGACACCTACCGCCTGATGGTGTTCCCGCTGGTGCTGGGCACCGGCAAGCGCCTGTTCACCGCCGAAATCGGCTCGGATTTCAAGCTGAAATCGTCGCACACTACCAGCACCGGCGTGCTCGTCCTCACCTACGAACGGGCCAACGCCTGA
- a CDS encoding VOC family protein has translation MDLKLELIPVPVTDIDRAKHFYAEQVGFRLDHDVRPNATVRVVQLTPPGSGCSIVLSEGLAGIAMAPGSLRGLHLVVDNIEEARATLAGRGVSMGEIQNMGGIKYAGFRDPDGNTWTLQEIIKQR, from the coding sequence ATGGACCTAAAACTCGAACTCATTCCGGTGCCCGTCACCGACATCGACCGCGCCAAGCACTTCTACGCCGAGCAGGTCGGTTTCCGGCTCGACCACGACGTGCGGCCCAACGCCACGGTGCGCGTGGTGCAGCTCACGCCGCCCGGCTCGGGCTGCTCCATTGTGCTGAGCGAGGGCCTAGCAGGTATTGCCATGGCGCCCGGCTCGCTGCGCGGCCTGCACCTGGTGGTCGATAACATTGAAGAAGCCCGCGCCACGCTGGCCGGGCGCGGCGTGAGCATGGGCGAAATCCAGAATATGGGCGGCATCAAATACGCTGGCTTCCGCGACCCTGACGGCAATACCTGGACGCTGCAGGAGATTATCAAGCAGCGGTAG
- a CDS encoding S24 family peptidase: MNELYHFDIFKEQLQQPAPAPEPIAQADREQNVTPLVYRNRTLEYIVRHHDPAFIDALPWVQMPHQLTGPTRAFEVSGADMLLHRQGLRHQDIVLCSRIDKAKPRLKSGSVYVFVTQSKILIRRLAERFEETQTLKLRADNPDYGSQELELNQALEIWEVKGVFTTHLRAPALLDERVAELERKVEELAARIGDNS; encoded by the coding sequence GTGAATGAGCTCTACCACTTCGATATTTTCAAGGAGCAGCTGCAGCAGCCCGCGCCTGCGCCGGAGCCAATAGCGCAGGCCGACCGCGAGCAAAACGTGACCCCGCTGGTGTACCGCAACCGGACCCTCGAATACATCGTGCGGCACCACGACCCCGCTTTCATCGACGCGTTGCCCTGGGTGCAGATGCCCCACCAACTCACGGGCCCCACCCGGGCCTTCGAAGTATCCGGGGCCGATATGCTGCTGCATCGCCAGGGCCTCCGCCACCAAGACATTGTGCTGTGCAGCCGCATCGACAAAGCCAAGCCGCGGCTGAAATCCGGCAGCGTTTACGTATTCGTCACACAGAGCAAAATCCTCATTCGCCGCCTGGCTGAGCGCTTCGAGGAAACCCAGACGCTTAAGCTACGGGCCGACAACCCCGATTACGGCAGCCAAGAGCTGGAATTGAACCAGGCGCTGGAAATCTGGGAAGTGAAGGGTGTGTTCACCACGCATCTGCGCGCCCCGGCTTTGCTGGATGAGCGGGTGGCCGAGCTGGAGCGCAAAGTGGAAGAATTGGCCGCGCGGATTGGTGACAATAGCTGA
- a CDS encoding YbjN domain-containing protein: MTHPYFATIKGYLLELGFDICHADEQENVFVVDKPELAIRNLVIGCGDPLLILEQYLLDLPAPSLDVYRRLLQKNRDIIHGAFALDETGRKLIFRDTLQIDTLDLPELEACVNSLGLLLSEFSEELIQFSKPITA; the protein is encoded by the coding sequence ATGACTCACCCCTACTTCGCCACCATCAAAGGCTACCTGCTGGAACTGGGCTTCGACATCTGCCACGCCGATGAACAGGAGAACGTATTTGTCGTCGATAAACCGGAGCTGGCCATCAGGAACCTCGTCATCGGCTGCGGCGACCCGCTGCTGATACTGGAGCAATACCTGCTCGACCTGCCGGCCCCCTCGCTGGACGTGTACCGGCGCCTGCTGCAGAAGAACCGCGACATCATCCACGGCGCTTTCGCCCTCGACGAAACCGGCCGCAAGCTCATCTTCCGCGATACCCTGCAGATTGACACCCTCGATTTGCCCGAACTAGAAGCCTGTGTGAACTCCCTGGGATTGCTGCTGAGCGAGTTTTCGGAGGAGTTGATTCAGTTTTCCAAACCCATCACCGCCTAA
- a CDS encoding PspA/IM30 family protein, whose product MNILNRLFKIGQSEAHAAVNQLEDPIKMTEQGLRDLRQDLDNSLHGLAEVKAMAIRARNESESFRAKGADYENKAVLLLQRAHKGELEAAEADRLAGEALLKKAENEAQAARAATNQTQFEHSAAQLDQNVATLRSTISQWENELKTLKARVTVSTATITINKQMAQLDSSGTVALLERMKEKVAVQEALAESYGEIAQAGKSLDAEIDKALGTAGATKASADLQALKAKLGYHD is encoded by the coding sequence ATGAACATCCTGAACCGCCTCTTCAAAATCGGCCAGTCGGAAGCCCACGCCGCCGTCAATCAACTGGAAGACCCCATCAAAATGACCGAGCAAGGCCTGCGCGACCTGCGCCAGGACCTCGACAACAGCCTGCACGGCCTGGCCGAAGTGAAGGCCATGGCCATCCGGGCCCGCAACGAAAGCGAAAGCTTCCGCGCCAAAGGGGCCGACTATGAAAACAAGGCGGTGCTTTTGCTCCAGCGCGCCCACAAGGGCGAACTGGAGGCCGCCGAAGCCGACCGCCTGGCCGGCGAGGCCCTCCTCAAAAAGGCCGAAAATGAGGCGCAGGCCGCCCGCGCCGCCACCAACCAAACCCAGTTTGAGCACTCTGCCGCTCAGCTGGACCAGAACGTGGCCACGCTCAGGTCCACCATCAGCCAGTGGGAAAACGAGCTGAAAACCCTCAAGGCCCGCGTGACGGTGAGCACCGCCACCATCACCATCAACAAGCAGATGGCGCAGCTCGACTCTTCGGGCACCGTGGCCCTGCTGGAGCGGATGAAGGAAAAGGTAGCCGTGCAGGAAGCCCTGGCCGAATCCTACGGCGAAATTGCCCAGGCGGGCAAGAGCCTCGACGCCGAAATTGACAAAGCCCTGGGCACGGCCGGGGCCACCAAAGCCAGCGCCGACCTCCAGGCCCTGAAAGCAAAGCTTGGCTACCACGACTAG
- a CDS encoding flotillin family protein encodes MLASLSWAVLIIVGLFLLGFLAVIAKMYKKAVQGEALLRTGMGDAKVSFSGIIVVPILHKLEVMDIKLKTIVISRAGSEGLVCKDNLRADVKVNFFIRVNKTHEDVVNVAQSIGAHRASDPLALESLFDAKFSEALKTVGKHFDFIELYNSREQFKQEILRIIGTDLNGYVLDDCAIDYLEQTPLQALNQDNILDAEGIKKIIALTSEQKIQANQIQRDQQKTIKKQDVEAQETILQLEKQLAENQEKQYREIANIKAREAAETEKVRQEERMKGEKARIMADEEIKISEQNRDRQILVAERNKQRTDAVETERVEQARSLEINERERIVALAQIEKEKALEEERKNIQGIIRERITVEKATVIEEERIKDTRAQAQADREKLVAVTKARQETEQSTIALVGTAEMEKQAAEFRAKQALIDAEAEKAAAEHRSQAVRIMAEAEASKASAVGLAEAQVMQAKATARQKEGESEANVLQLTATAEAQSIQVRATAQAEADEKLGVVAAKVNLEKGLAEASVIEAKADADQKRGLAEVTVNEQRFAVEAKGIEAKADAMKKLDGVGKDHEEFKLRLDKDKAVELAQINIQKDIAGAQAGVISEALKSAKIDIVGGETMFFDQIIGSITKGKMVDRAVHNSEVLGTVKDAFFGHDGGGDFKTNLRRFVDQFGLSSDDVKNLSVSALLLQMMNKAGDDATRSTITQLSSTAKALGIGDKPVKTLNLV; translated from the coding sequence ATGCTAGCCTCCCTTTCCTGGGCCGTTCTGATTATCGTCGGCCTGTTTCTCCTTGGCTTTTTGGCGGTCATCGCCAAGATGTACAAGAAAGCCGTGCAGGGCGAGGCCCTGCTGCGCACCGGCATGGGCGACGCCAAGGTGTCCTTCTCGGGCATCATCGTGGTGCCCATCCTCCACAAGCTGGAGGTAATGGATATTAAGCTGAAAACCATTGTCATCTCCCGCGCGGGCTCCGAAGGACTGGTCTGCAAAGACAACCTGCGGGCCGATGTGAAGGTGAACTTCTTCATCCGCGTCAATAAAACGCACGAAGACGTGGTGAACGTGGCCCAGAGCATCGGCGCGCACCGCGCTTCCGACCCGCTGGCGCTGGAAAGCCTGTTCGACGCCAAGTTTTCGGAAGCCCTGAAAACGGTGGGCAAGCACTTCGACTTCATCGAGCTGTATAACTCCCGCGAGCAGTTCAAGCAGGAGATTCTGCGCATCATCGGCACCGATTTGAACGGCTACGTGCTCGATGACTGCGCCATTGATTACCTGGAGCAAACGCCGCTGCAGGCCCTGAACCAGGATAACATTCTGGACGCGGAAGGCATCAAGAAAATCATTGCCCTGACCTCGGAGCAGAAGATTCAGGCCAACCAGATTCAGCGCGACCAGCAGAAAACCATCAAGAAGCAGGACGTGGAGGCGCAGGAAACCATTCTGCAGCTCGAAAAGCAGCTGGCCGAAAACCAGGAAAAGCAGTACCGCGAAATTGCCAACATCAAGGCCCGCGAAGCCGCCGAAACCGAAAAGGTGCGCCAGGAAGAGCGCATGAAGGGCGAGAAAGCCCGCATCATGGCCGACGAGGAAATCAAAATTTCCGAGCAGAACCGCGACCGGCAAATCCTGGTGGCCGAGCGCAACAAGCAGCGCACCGACGCCGTGGAAACCGAGCGCGTGGAGCAGGCCCGCTCCCTCGAAATCAACGAGCGGGAGCGCATCGTGGCCCTGGCCCAGATTGAAAAGGAAAAAGCCCTGGAAGAAGAGCGCAAGAACATCCAAGGCATCATCCGGGAGCGCATTACGGTGGAAAAAGCCACGGTGATTGAGGAAGAACGCATCAAGGACACCCGTGCCCAGGCCCAGGCCGACCGCGAAAAGCTGGTGGCCGTGACCAAAGCCCGCCAAGAAACCGAGCAGTCGACCATTGCCCTGGTGGGCACGGCCGAGATGGAAAAACAAGCCGCCGAATTCCGCGCCAAGCAAGCCCTCATCGACGCCGAGGCAGAGAAAGCCGCGGCCGAGCACCGCTCGCAGGCCGTGCGCATCATGGCCGAAGCCGAAGCCAGCAAAGCCAGCGCCGTGGGCCTGGCCGAAGCCCAGGTGATGCAGGCCAAAGCCACCGCCCGCCAGAAAGAGGGCGAGTCGGAAGCCAACGTGCTGCAGCTCACCGCCACGGCCGAAGCCCAGTCCATTCAGGTGCGCGCCACGGCGCAGGCCGAAGCCGACGAGAAGCTCGGCGTGGTGGCCGCCAAGGTGAACCTGGAAAAAGGCCTGGCCGAAGCCAGCGTCATCGAAGCCAAGGCCGACGCCGACCAGAAGCGCGGCCTGGCCGAAGTGACGGTGAACGAGCAGCGCTTTGCGGTGGAGGCCAAGGGCATCGAAGCCAAGGCCGACGCCATGAAAAAGCTGGACGGCGTGGGCAAAGACCACGAAGAATTCAAGCTGCGCCTCGACAAAGACAAGGCCGTGGAACTGGCCCAAATCAACATTCAGAAAGACATTGCCGGCGCCCAGGCCGGCGTGATTTCCGAAGCCCTGAAGTCGGCCAAAATCGACATTGTGGGCGGCGAAACCATGTTCTTCGACCAGATTATCGGCTCCATCACCAAGGGCAAAATGGTGGACCGCGCCGTGCACAACTCCGAAGTGCTGGGCACGGTGAAAGACGCCTTCTTCGGCCACGATGGCGGTGGGGACTTCAAAACCAACCTGCGCCGCTTCGTGGACCAGTTTGGCCTGAGCTCCGACGACGTGAAGAACCTGAGCGTCTCGGCCCTGCTGCTGCAAATGATGAACAAGGCCGGCGACGACGCCACGCGCAGCACCATCACGCAGCTCAGCAGCACGGCCAAAGCGCTGGGCATAGGCGATAAGCCCGTGAAGACGCTGAATTTGGTTTAA
- a CDS encoding DNA repair ATPase, whose protein sequence is MEPTTAPAPDVKLEGGTYEILRNRLQKSGADLKARLDKLNTERKTVFGAIDTKLIGTGRISTENNCVPWDMVPVGRRFLFGFNVVIGLKTEVELSDVFGAYSYANHEFHPLPLDLISNAQFAEEFRNLYRYYKNTQFVKFAVLGSHLFMVFRVGKSANDIKTFKWLLQGDTLTYIDNRSDHEYVFPPQHEFAWKRTTRDMQRSGKHPHISVEDKVFVETIHGDLTIKVENNTATGRGIYAEPVLDKDQTLDDSEIYYAVVGNIILLKIRPYQEQDYRYFIYNSKLQTAQRLDALAEACVLLPDNQGLIFPHGFYLQTGEGKLFEKGLRDMLFEKRIISPNGEDFLYVFYNKDDGAYLLLSYNIIAQRVDNPISCHGYALFENGELCYFRKDDEPKKHHAVQIWQTPYVAPDFELPVTSDSYLYKLGNKEIVRAMAEAQEVLTLLGKDDSYAGLYLDLIRLTGTLTDTYHWLREPAAQALAEPLRDIQQAANAAVEEFDKVLSIRKSTGAETQRVLAKADELTGRIKRTTATDVNEYVQLLAELRTVRGEVISLKELRYVELPTVEKAAAELEQTSKDVASQTVDFLLKDDALKPYTVRVQAIAEAIEKVQKVAEANEQEKQANAVSSELELLIEVVSNLPMEDPTQTTRIIDNISTIYASFNQIRAALKRRRQALAGTEAQAEFTAQIKLLDQALVNYLDLCDAPAKCDEYSTKLMVQLEELEGKFPEFDQFLSQLAGKREEVSEAFESRKVSLVEARNQRASALLQSAERILKAVQNRLGRFETVADINGYFASDMMVEKVRQTVQDLLNLGDPVKADDIQSRLKTVKEDAVRQLKDRAELFTDGGQALKFGPYAFTVNTQPLELTVVLRDGDLHYHLTGTNFFQKITDPAVLAARAVWDQTVVSENADVYRAEYLAWLVLQAAQHPAPAQDGRPAVLSLAELSYLTVAELTTHVQQFMAPRYAEGYLKGVHDHDAAALLEALVRLTRTADLLRYSTEARAAAALYWHGFTGRKKKAAWQHQLQGIGVLLQVFPDSREFDNLKAELQLAIEEFATGTGLFSAAQLAETGDYLFSELTRGETFVIAAEAAELYQLFQQSLKERNATEPFEASVALLADQPAAQFQLVRQWLQSFLQQLPASHLPEFRDECAVLLLTNSFDPARIIRTPLRETLADLQGSHARILERNYQLNFPEFRRRLHHYTRTVVPLFENFATLKKELTARFAEELRLAEFRPRVLSSFVRNKLIDEVYLPLIGANLAKQIGTAGADKRTDLMGLLLLVSPPGYGKTTLMEYVANRLGLIFMKINGPAIGHAVTSVDPAQAPNSGAREELLKLNLAFEMGDNVMIYLDDIQHCNPEFLQKFISLCDAQRKIEGVYQGRARTYDFRGRKVAVVMAGNPYTESGEQFRIPDMLANRADIYNLGDIIGDTAATFLLSYLENALVANPVLSRLAAKSQADVYPLIKLAETGDSAGLTFEANHSPEEINEYVAVLQKLLRIRDVVARVNEEYIRSAAQANEYRTEPPFKLQGSYRNMAKLAEKVRPVMNDEEVRALLATHYDNEAQTLTSGTEANLLKLRELLGWLQDAETTRWQEIKATFVRNLRTSSGGQLQSVLTQLENISSGLGGIRQVLERE, encoded by the coding sequence ATGGAACCAACTACCGCGCCCGCGCCGGACGTCAAGCTAGAAGGCGGCACCTACGAAATCCTGCGCAACCGCCTGCAAAAAAGCGGCGCCGACTTGAAGGCGCGCCTTGACAAGCTGAACACCGAGCGCAAAACCGTTTTCGGCGCCATCGACACCAAACTGATTGGGACGGGCCGCATCAGCACGGAGAATAATTGCGTGCCGTGGGACATGGTGCCGGTGGGCCGCCGTTTCCTCTTCGGATTTAACGTCGTTATCGGGCTGAAAACGGAGGTGGAATTATCCGATGTTTTCGGGGCCTATTCCTACGCCAATCATGAGTTTCACCCGCTGCCGCTGGACCTGATTTCTAATGCGCAATTCGCGGAGGAATTTCGGAATTTATACCGCTACTATAAGAACACGCAGTTCGTCAAATTTGCGGTGCTCGGCAGCCATTTGTTTATGGTGTTTCGGGTGGGCAAAAGCGCAAACGACATCAAGACGTTTAAGTGGCTGCTGCAGGGCGACACGCTCACGTACATTGACAACCGCAGCGACCACGAATACGTGTTTCCGCCGCAGCACGAATTTGCCTGGAAACGCACCACGCGCGACATGCAGCGCTCAGGCAAACACCCACACATCAGCGTCGAGGACAAGGTTTTTGTGGAAACCATCCACGGCGACCTCACCATCAAGGTAGAAAACAACACGGCCACCGGGCGCGGTATTTACGCCGAACCGGTGCTCGACAAAGACCAGACACTGGATGATTCGGAGATTTATTACGCGGTAGTTGGCAATATTATTCTGCTGAAAATCCGGCCGTATCAGGAGCAGGATTACCGATATTTCATTTATAATTCCAAGCTGCAAACTGCCCAGCGACTGGATGCACTGGCGGAAGCCTGCGTGCTGCTGCCGGACAACCAGGGCCTGATTTTTCCGCACGGCTTTTACTTGCAAACCGGCGAGGGGAAACTGTTTGAAAAGGGACTGCGCGACATGCTTTTCGAGAAGCGAATTATATCGCCCAATGGAGAAGATTTTCTGTATGTTTTTTACAATAAGGACGACGGCGCGTACCTGCTGCTTTCGTACAACATCATCGCGCAGCGGGTCGATAACCCCATCAGCTGCCACGGCTACGCGCTGTTTGAAAATGGTGAGCTGTGTTACTTCCGCAAAGACGATGAGCCCAAGAAGCACCACGCGGTGCAAATCTGGCAGACGCCCTACGTAGCGCCCGATTTTGAGCTGCCCGTCACTTCCGATTCTTACCTTTACAAGCTGGGCAACAAGGAAATTGTGCGGGCCATGGCCGAGGCCCAGGAGGTGCTGACGCTGCTGGGCAAAGACGACAGCTACGCCGGCCTCTACCTGGATTTGATTCGCCTCACCGGCACGCTGACAGACACCTACCACTGGCTGCGCGAGCCGGCCGCCCAGGCGCTGGCCGAGCCGCTGCGCGACATTCAGCAGGCGGCCAACGCGGCGGTGGAGGAGTTCGACAAGGTGCTGAGCATCCGCAAGAGCACAGGGGCCGAAACCCAGCGCGTGCTGGCCAAAGCCGACGAGCTAACCGGCCGCATTAAGCGCACCACGGCCACGGACGTGAATGAGTACGTGCAGCTGCTGGCCGAATTGCGCACGGTGCGCGGCGAAGTAATTTCCCTCAAGGAGCTGCGCTACGTGGAGCTGCCCACCGTGGAAAAAGCCGCCGCCGAGCTGGAGCAAACCAGCAAAGACGTGGCCAGCCAAACCGTAGACTTCCTGCTGAAAGACGACGCGCTGAAGCCTTACACCGTGCGCGTGCAGGCCATTGCCGAGGCCATCGAAAAGGTGCAGAAAGTGGCCGAGGCCAACGAGCAGGAAAAGCAGGCCAACGCGGTATCCAGTGAGCTGGAATTGCTGATTGAAGTGGTAAGCAACCTGCCGATGGAAGACCCCACGCAGACCACGCGCATCATTGACAACATTTCCACCATTTACGCCAGCTTCAATCAGATTCGGGCGGCCCTGAAACGGCGGCGGCAGGCGCTAGCCGGCACCGAGGCGCAAGCGGAATTCACGGCCCAAATCAAGCTACTCGACCAGGCCCTGGTGAACTACCTGGACCTGTGCGACGCGCCCGCCAAGTGCGACGAATACAGCACCAAGCTCATGGTGCAGCTCGAAGAACTGGAAGGCAAATTTCCCGAGTTCGACCAATTCCTGAGCCAGCTGGCGGGCAAGCGTGAAGAAGTATCGGAGGCGTTTGAGTCGCGCAAGGTGAGCCTGGTGGAAGCCCGCAACCAGCGCGCTTCGGCCCTGCTACAATCGGCGGAGCGTATCCTGAAAGCGGTGCAAAACCGGCTCGGGCGCTTCGAAACCGTAGCCGACATCAACGGCTATTTCGCCTCGGACATGATGGTGGAAAAGGTGCGCCAGACCGTGCAGGACCTGCTCAACCTCGGCGACCCGGTGAAGGCCGACGACATTCAGAGCCGACTCAAAACCGTGAAGGAGGACGCGGTGCGCCAGCTCAAGGACCGCGCCGAGCTGTTTACCGACGGCGGGCAGGCTCTCAAATTCGGCCCCTACGCCTTCACCGTGAACACCCAGCCGCTGGAGCTGACGGTGGTGCTGCGCGACGGCGACCTGCACTACCACCTCACCGGCACCAACTTCTTCCAGAAAATCACCGACCCCGCCGTGCTCGCCGCCCGCGCCGTGTGGGACCAAACGGTGGTGTCGGAAAACGCCGACGTGTACCGCGCCGAGTACCTGGCCTGGCTGGTTCTGCAAGCCGCTCAGCACCCCGCGCCTGCCCAGGACGGCCGGCCCGCCGTGCTCTCGCTGGCTGAGCTGTCGTACCTCACCGTGGCCGAACTTACTACGCACGTGCAGCAATTCATGGCCCCGCGCTACGCCGAGGGTTACCTCAAAGGCGTGCACGACCACGACGCGGCGGCGCTGCTCGAAGCCTTGGTGCGCCTCACCCGCACCGCCGATTTGCTGCGTTACTCCACCGAAGCCCGGGCCGCGGCGGCACTATACTGGCACGGCTTCACGGGGCGCAAGAAGAAGGCCGCCTGGCAGCACCAGCTGCAAGGCATCGGCGTGCTGCTGCAGGTATTTCCAGACTCGCGGGAGTTCGACAATTTGAAAGCCGAATTGCAGCTGGCCATTGAGGAATTTGCGACGGGCACGGGCTTGTTTTCAGCGGCGCAACTGGCAGAAACGGGCGACTATTTGTTCAGCGAATTAACCCGCGGGGAAACCTTCGTGATTGCAGCGGAAGCGGCCGAACTGTATCAGCTGTTCCAGCAGTCGCTGAAGGAACGGAATGCAACCGAGCCGTTTGAGGCATCGGTGGCGCTGCTGGCCGACCAGCCGGCGGCGCAGTTCCAGCTGGTGCGGCAGTGGCTGCAGTCGTTTTTGCAGCAGTTGCCCGCCAGCCACCTGCCCGAATTCCGGGATGAGTGCGCGGTGCTGTTGCTTACTAATTCCTTCGACCCGGCCCGCATCATCCGCACGCCGTTGCGCGAGACGCTAGCCGATTTGCAAGGCTCGCACGCCCGCATTCTTGAGCGGAATTATCAGTTGAATTTCCCGGAATTCCGGCGGCGGCTGCACCATTACACCCGCACGGTGGTGCCGCTGTTTGAGAACTTCGCGACGCTGAAAAAAGAGCTGACGGCGCGCTTTGCCGAGGAGCTGCGGCTGGCAGAATTTCGGCCGCGGGTGCTCTCGTCGTTTGTGCGAAACAAGCTGATTGACGAAGTGTACCTGCCGCTCATCGGCGCCAACCTGGCCAAGCAAATCGGTACCGCCGGGGCCGACAAGCGCACCGACCTCATGGGCCTGCTGCTGCTCGTGTCGCCGCCCGGCTACGGCAAAACCACGCTCATGGAGTACGTGGCCAACCGCCTGGGGCTGATTTTCATGAAAATCAACGGCCCCGCCATCGGCCACGCCGTGACGAGCGTGGACCCCGCCCAAGCGCCCAACTCCGGCGCCCGCGAGGAGCTGCTGAAGCTGAACTTAGCCTTCGAGATGGGCGACAACGTCATGATTTATCTCGACGACATTCAGCACTGCAACCCGGAGTTTTTGCAGAAATTCATCTCGCTCTGCGACGCCCAACGCAAGATTGAGGGCGTGTACCAGGGCCGCGCCCGCACCTACGACTTCCGCGGGCGCAAGGTGGCCGTGGTGATGGCCGGCAACCCCTACACCGAATCGGGCGAGCAGTTCCGCATCCCCGACATGCTGGCCAACCGCGCCGACATCTACAACCTCGGCGACATCATCGGCGACACGGCGGCCACCTTCCTGCTCAGCTACCTCGAAAACGCGCTGGTAGCCAACCCCGTCCTCAGCCGCCTCGCCGCCAAAAGCCAGGCCGACGTGTATCCACTCATCAAACTGGCCGAAACCGGCGACAGCGCCGGCCTCACCTTCGAAGCCAACCACTCGCCCGAGGAAATCAACGAGTACGTGGCCGTGCTGCAAAAGCTGCTCCGCATCCGCGACGTGGTGGCCCGCGTGAACGAAGAGTACATCCGTTCGGCCGCTCAGGCCAATGAGTACCGCACCGAGCCGCCCTTCAAGCTGCAGGGCTCCTACCGCAACATGGCCAAGCTGGCCGAAAAAGTGCGCCCCGTGATGAACGACGAGGAAGTGCGCGCCCTTCTGGCCACCCACTACGACAACGAGGCCCAAACCCTCACCAGCGGCACCGAGGCCAACCTGCTCAAGCTCCGCGAGTTGCTGGGCTGGCTGCAAGATGCCGAAACCACTCGATGGCAAGAAATCAAGGCTACGTTCGTGCGCAACCTGCGCACCAGCAGCGGCGGGCAGCTGCAAAGCGTGCTCACGCAGCTGGAGAATATTTCCAGCGGATTGGGTGGGATTCGGCAAGTGCTGGAGCGGGAGTAG
- a CDS encoding porin translates to MAFATTAALAQTTPATDPALAVPPAVAPAESAPGPLTTYGFVDAYYGYDIKYANGNNRQFFLYSHNRQNEFAINQALLGVRYDDGKVRGALGLHAGTYVSANYANEDVVLRHVYEAYAGFRPFANAWLDAGIFGSHIGFESAISKDNWTLTRSIMAENSPYFESGVRFTYEVGPKLTLTGVVLNGWQNIRETNQAKALGTQIQWKPSDKVLVNSSTFYGNEQPEGAPVARRYFHNFFVTYAPAEQLNLALVFDVGKQQSAAAGYDTWHSAAAFVKYRLAEKLSGTLRGEYYYAERGVLIQSIKPEATDADFRVAGGSLNLDYAPASNVVCRVEGRYLNGINGLFARPDNLDNQSYGNLTTSIAISF, encoded by the coding sequence GTGGCCTTTGCAACCACTGCGGCCCTGGCCCAAACCACTCCCGCTACCGACCCTGCGCTGGCCGTGCCACCCGCCGTGGCCCCAGCCGAGTCTGCGCCCGGCCCGCTGACTACCTACGGCTTCGTGGATGCCTATTATGGCTACGACATCAAGTACGCCAACGGCAACAACCGGCAGTTCTTCCTGTACTCACACAACCGCCAGAACGAATTTGCCATCAACCAGGCGCTGCTCGGAGTGCGGTACGACGACGGCAAGGTGCGCGGCGCGCTGGGCCTGCACGCCGGCACCTACGTGAGCGCCAACTACGCCAACGAAGACGTGGTCCTGCGGCACGTGTACGAGGCCTATGCCGGCTTTCGGCCTTTCGCCAACGCGTGGCTGGATGCGGGCATTTTCGGCTCGCACATTGGGTTCGAGTCGGCCATTTCGAAGGACAACTGGACCCTAACGCGCTCCATTATGGCCGAAAACTCGCCCTATTTTGAATCCGGCGTGCGCTTTACCTACGAAGTCGGCCCGAAGCTGACCCTGACCGGCGTGGTGCTCAACGGCTGGCAGAACATCCGCGAAACCAACCAGGCCAAGGCCCTCGGTACCCAGATTCAGTGGAAACCGTCGGATAAGGTGCTGGTCAACAGCAGCACGTTTTATGGCAACGAGCAGCCCGAGGGGGCGCCCGTGGCCCGCCGTTACTTTCACAACTTTTTTGTGACCTACGCCCCAGCCGAGCAACTCAATCTGGCGCTGGTGTTTGATGTAGGCAAGCAGCAGAGCGCCGCTGCCGGCTACGACACCTGGCATTCCGCCGCGGCCTTCGTGAAGTACCGGCTGGCCGAAAAGCTTTCGGGCACCCTGCGCGGCGAGTACTACTATGCCGAGCGCGGCGTGCTCATCCAAAGCATAAAGCCAGAGGCCACCGATGCTGATTTCCGCGTGGCCGGGGGCTCGCTCAATCTGGATTACGCGCCCGCCAGCAACGTAGTGTGTCGGGTCGAAGGCCGGTATTTGAACGGCATTAACGGCCTGTTTGCGCGTCCCGACAACCTTGACAACCAAAGCTACGGCAACCTGACCACCAGCATTGCCATCTCTTTTTAG